In one Pungitius pungitius chromosome 13, fPunPun2.1, whole genome shotgun sequence genomic region, the following are encoded:
- the zgc:110045 gene encoding poly(rC)-binding protein 3 produces MSEKEEMISEGNLNVTLTLRLLMHGKEVGSIIGKKGETVKKMREESGARINISEGSSPERIVTITGPTEGIFRAFSMIAQRFEEDITAAMTNSTVTSKPPVTLRLVFPGSQCGSLIGKGGSKIKEIRETTGAQVQVAGDMLPDSTERAVTISGTPQAITQCVRHICSVMLESPPKGATIPYRPKGIPAGAHAVLAPQHPAQAFAIPGQYAFAHQDLTKLHQLAMQHIPLPSLGQSNPTFPGFDVSAPTSSQELAIPNDFIGCIIGRQGSKINEIRQVSGAHIKIASATDGSAMRQVTITGSPASISVAQYLINASLEMAKYTMQAASSATPVDLNMSFSQSAPNASNAATSMAVLTASNQAPTINVHSPSTLQTIQSPHYAVPVSSLLGMKTLPLLTVHPAAASGLTHGLCPYTTKMSTSGMKKSERQKFAPY; encoded by the exons aTGTCTGAGAAGGAAGAAATGATTTCAGAGGGGAATCTGAATGTAACGCTGACGCTGAGGCTGCTGATGCACGGAAAG GAAGTTGGCAGCATCATTGGGAAG AAAGGAGAAACAGTCAAGAaaatgagggaggag AGTGGTGCTCGTATCAACATATCGGAGGGATCGTCTCCCGAGAGGATAGTCACTATCACAGGTCCCACAGAGGGCATCTTCAGAGCCTTCTCCATGATTGCTCAGAGGTTTGAGGAG GATATCACCGCAGCGATGACAAACAGCACCGTGACAAGCAAGCCACCTGTGACACTTCGCCTGGTTTTCCCAGGGAGCCAGTGCGGCTCGCTGATCGGCAAAGGAGGCTCCAAGATCAAAGAGATCAGAGAG ACCACGGGCGCTCAGGTTCAGGTGGCAGGAGACATGCTGCCGGACTCCACAGAGAGGGCTGTCACAATCTCCGGCACTCCACAGGCCATCACTCAGTGCGTACGGCACATCTGCTCCGTCATGCTGGAG TCTCCTCCAAAAGGAGCGACCATTCCCTACCGACCCAAAGGCATTCCTGCTGGAGCCCATGCAGTATTAGCACCACAACACCCTGCACAA GCCTTTGCGATTCCAGGGCAGTATGCTTTTGCGCACCAAGAT TTGACCAAGCTTCACCAGTTGGCTATGCAGCAtatccccctcccttcccttggGCAGAGCAACCCTACCTTCCCTG GATTCGATGTATCTGCCCCCACAAGTTCACAAGAACTGGCAATACCCAACGAT tTTATTGGCTGCATAATTGGAAGACAAGGCAGCAAGATCAATGAGATTCGGCAGGTCTCTGGAGCTCACATCAAAATTGCCAGTGCCACTGATGGCTCAGCCATGCGCCAAGTCACGATCACAGGCTCGCCGGCCAGCATCAGCGTCGCCCAGTACCTCATCAACGCCAG CTTAGAGATGGCTAAATACACCATGCAGGCCGCTTCTTCCGCGACCCCAGTTGACCTCAACATGAGCTTCTCTCAGTCCGCCCCCAATGCCTCCAACGCAGCTACCTCTATGGCCGTCCTGACGGCCTCCAACCAAGCCCCCACCATTAACGTCCACTCTCCCTCCACCTTACAAACCATCCAAAGCCCACATTACGCCGTTCCCGTTAGCAGCCTGCTTGGCATGAAAACTCTCCCCCTCCTGACTGTCCACCCTGCAGCCGCTTCCGGCCTAACTCATGGTTTGTGCCCTTACACCACGAAAATGTCAACCTCCGGCATGAAAAAATCAGAGCGCCAGAAGTTTGCTCCCTAttga